TTATGCTAATTTGAAGTTCGCTCTGGTTCACCACGAGTTTTAGGATACAGTTTACTTTCTAAACGATGGGTAGTTTAAATGAACAGGTCAATTATTAATCGTTTCATGTTCGATTCGGTCCTACAGTTATTACACAAGAAGTACAGAATATATACGTCGTATAAATGGGAAATGGCGGAAAACCACTTGCGATGCgtagagcataatataataataaaaacgtctaCCTACAGATATCTGTTACATACTTTTCTATAATTTCCGAATGATATCTTGTAAAAACTCATATTTTCACCGCCTAACCTTACCAATTTACAGTAGacggaatacaatattatttcaattttaatataaatcatttaagtATAAACCATGTTAGATGaattgtacaattaatataatatatattataatataatagttacagTGTTCCTACCTTCATCTTTTTTATTCTAGAACAACCATTAAAAAGTTACTGTaggtattgaattttttttaaacttatcttTTCACTTGTTTGATAATAATCTCTGagaatttatattcttacaagtTTAATCAAACCACTTTAACCCCCAGGGCgtcaaaacttaataaaatagcTATTCTAAAAAACAATTCATTTCTGTTAGCAGAAattgaattaggtacctatttgtattttagcttattataccattaatactatattagccTAAGAGCACAAAccttaataactcagaaactaatAGTTTGAATTTCGATCTAAAcatgacaaaatttaaaaaaaaatcatccaatTAACAATTTACAGTTAAATGGGTGGTTCTAATTTGGATacaaacaaatttgaaatgaCACAGGACTTCAAAATACATCACCTTATAAGGTAAAATACATCCAATAGTAGGTACTTGCAAAAATATGGcctataagcatattatttaaaaattctaaaaatctcAATTTCATTAAATGCATAATTTAGAAGAAAAGTGGGATACGCAATGgcatacttggtgaatcactttaaattatataagttgtatataattattttttgttttgttttattattattagaaaatccAAATCggtaattataattacctaaccTATAGGCACCTgcctactaataatattacctttgaTATGATGTTTTGTGAATATCCCGTTGTAgctttcaatacatttaatttctctcatgatattatctataataaatctTACAGTTTTTTCAACACATTTTGGTATGcatcttttaaattttaaatatttactattcgttgacatattaaatacactgttatacatatatacatatgataCTGCATAAGTATCAGGATATACTATACAGATTGTACCTAACCGTGTTTCTAGTGTTGGGAATTTTGAATTGTgatcgatgataatattattttaacatttttagtttgtgtgatttatataaaatagaaactGTATGAGTCTTCGTCTGATTCAGTAAAGCAAATTGATATAACACGTAGAATTTTGTAACTCAGAAAACTAAGTCATagtcatatattaattattcagatTTCATATCGTTTTgagtttattattaacttatcgATAATATGATGACTAATACTGGCTTGAAATCTTGGAAATGTCAATAAATTGTTAACAGAACTGTCTAGTAACCACGTCATTGTATGAAAAACAAACTTGAGTTTGTTACAATACAGCCAGACCTTATAAACTGTTATTCGGCGAACCAATTGTTTTTAGCAGGGTCCGATAGAACTCGCAAGATAACGTCCAAGTTAGAGGTGGGATTTccgttatattaaaatgaacgATCACACATATTGCAAAAGGACGTGCGAGTCCGAAACACAGTTGTACCAGTATAATTTGAGCATCATATCCTTTTCAAAATGCATCTGTTTGACGGTACACCAGAGGAAAACGCACGGTGAGAAACCATGCTCGTGTAACGTGCGCAACAAGTGGCTTAATCGAAGCTATAATCTGACGAAGATACATGAGGGCGAGAATCGGTACCAGTGTGATGTGTGCGGTAAGTTGTTCAATCACAACAACACTTTGATAAATCACCAGCGGACTCACACGGGTGAGAAACCATTCCCATGTGATGTGTGCGGTAAGATGTTCCGTCAAACCAGCACTTTGATCCATCACAAGCGGACTCACACGGACGAGAGACCGTTCCTATGTGGAGTGTGCGACAAGTCATTCCTCCGAAGAAGCCATTTGACGGAACACCAAAGGATGCACACAGGTGAGAGACCATACCCATGTGATGTGTGTGGCAAGTCGTTCATAAAAAGCTCCAGC
This genomic window from Metopolophium dirhodum isolate CAU chromosome 1, ASM1992520v1, whole genome shotgun sequence contains:
- the LOC132933660 gene encoding putative zinc finger protein 702 — protein: MNDHTYCKRTCESETQLYQYNLSIISFSKCICLTVHQRKTHGEKPCSCNVRNKWLNRSYNLTKIHEGENRYQCDVCGKLFNHNNTLINHQRTHTGEKPFPCDVCGKMFRQTSTLIHHKRTHTDERPFLCGVCDKSFLRRSHLTEHQRMHTGERPYPCDVCGKSFIKSSSMKRHRLIHSELIRDI